Proteins encoded together in one Bradyrhizobium sp. PSBB068 window:
- the miaB gene encoding tRNA (N6-isopentenyl adenosine(37)-C2)-methylthiotransferase MiaB has protein sequence MTTPRKLHIKSYGCQMNVYDAQRMVDTLAGEGFVETASAEDADLVILNTCHIREKASEKVYSELGRLRVAKDEAARAGREMKIAVAGCVAQAEGAEIIHRAPTVDIVVGPQSYHHLPELLKRAKENGRAVETEFPVEDKFGFLPQPKPDAIRARGISAFVTVQEGCDKFCTFCVVPYTRGAEVSRPVARIIDDVKQLADNGVREFTLIGQNVNAYHGEGPDGGVWPLGRLLQRLAEIPGVTRLRYSTSHPRDVDDSLIAAHRDLPQLMPFVHLPVQSGADRILAAMNRKHTADDYCRVIDRFRAARQDIAFSSDFIVGFPGETREEFSATLALVTQIGYAAAYSFKYSPRPGTPAAEMRETVSAAEMDERLGRLQELIDSQQSAFNRAAIGTTVDVLFERAARNPGQIVGRTAYLQPAHVMASPDIIGQVRSVRIDSLERYSLIGELATQPAPGLISQTIGA, from the coding sequence ATGACGACGCCGCGCAAGCTGCACATCAAGTCCTATGGCTGCCAGATGAATGTCTACGATGCGCAGCGCATGGTGGACACGCTGGCCGGCGAAGGCTTTGTCGAGACCGCGAGTGCTGAGGACGCCGACCTCGTGATCCTCAACACCTGTCACATCCGCGAGAAGGCATCCGAAAAGGTTTATTCCGAACTCGGACGGCTCCGCGTCGCCAAGGACGAGGCCGCACGGGCAGGCCGCGAGATGAAGATCGCGGTCGCCGGCTGCGTCGCGCAGGCAGAAGGCGCCGAGATCATCCACCGCGCCCCGACCGTAGACATCGTGGTCGGACCGCAGAGCTATCATCATCTGCCTGAACTGCTGAAGCGCGCAAAGGAAAACGGCCGCGCGGTCGAGACCGAATTCCCGGTCGAGGACAAGTTCGGCTTCCTGCCGCAGCCGAAGCCGGATGCGATCCGCGCCCGCGGCATCTCCGCCTTCGTCACGGTGCAGGAAGGTTGCGACAAGTTCTGCACCTTCTGCGTGGTGCCCTATACGCGCGGCGCGGAAGTCTCGCGTCCGGTCGCCAGGATCATCGACGACGTGAAGCAGCTCGCCGACAACGGCGTACGCGAATTCACGCTGATCGGACAGAACGTCAACGCCTATCACGGCGAAGGCCCCGACGGCGGCGTCTGGCCGCTCGGCAGATTACTGCAGCGGCTCGCGGAGATTCCGGGCGTCACACGGCTGCGCTATTCCACCAGTCATCCGCGCGACGTCGACGATTCGCTGATCGCGGCGCATCGCGATTTGCCCCAGCTGATGCCGTTCGTGCACCTGCCGGTGCAATCGGGGGCGGACCGGATCCTTGCCGCCATGAACCGCAAGCATACCGCCGATGACTACTGCCGTGTCATCGACCGGTTCCGGGCTGCCCGGCAAGACATTGCTTTTTCATCGGATTTTATCGTGGGCTTCCCCGGCGAGACCAGAGAAGAATTTTCCGCCACCCTCGCGCTTGTCACGCAAATCGGGTACGCTGCGGCGTATTCATTCAAGTATTCGCCACGGCCAGGCACGCCGGCGGCGGAGATGCGGGAGACGGTGTCAGCAGCCGAGATGGACGAGCGCTTGGGGCGGCTTCAGGAATTGATCGACAGCCAGCAATCGGCCTTCAACCGTGCTGCGATCGGCACAACAGTCGATGTGCTGTTCGAGCGCGCCGCGCGCAATCCTGGCCAGATCGTCGGCCGCACTGCCTATCTGCAGCCCGCCCATGTGATGGCTTCGCCCGACATCATCGGCCAGGTCCGCTCCGTGCGGATCGACAGCCTCGAGCGCTACAGCCTGATCGGCGAACTCGCAACGCAACCCGCACCCGGCCTCATTTCGCAGACCATTGGAGCCTGA
- a CDS encoding PhoH family protein, with product MQMPPETQVVIDFDDNRAASALVGPYGQNLALIERRLGVVVDSRGNHVTIAGSRDGCDAARRVLETLYAQAVAGHDLDQGEVEGAIRAVIAQGSLFEFDNKTAKPTFETINLRKRPVRARTAAQDSYIRALKRHELVFGIGPAGTGKTWLAVAHAAQLFERKEVDRIILTRPAVEAGERLGFLPGDLKEKVDPYLRPIYDALYDLMDARVVERALQGNEIEIAPLAFMRGRTLTNAAIILDEAQNTTSMQMKMFLTRLGENSRMIVTGDPSQIDLPNGQTSGLAEAVKLLDGVEGIAQVHFKAEDVIRHELVARIVAAYEGLPQKPANARS from the coding sequence ATGCAAATGCCTCCTGAGACTCAGGTCGTCATCGATTTCGACGACAACCGTGCCGCATCCGCGCTGGTCGGCCCCTACGGACAGAATCTGGCGCTGATCGAGCGGCGGCTCGGCGTCGTGGTCGATTCCCGCGGCAACCACGTCACCATCGCGGGCTCCCGCGACGGCTGCGACGCTGCCCGTCGCGTGCTGGAAACGCTCTATGCCCAGGCCGTCGCGGGCCATGACCTCGATCAGGGCGAAGTCGAAGGCGCGATCCGCGCCGTGATCGCGCAGGGCTCGCTGTTCGAATTCGACAACAAGACCGCCAAGCCGACCTTCGAGACCATCAACCTGCGCAAGCGTCCGGTGCGCGCCCGCACCGCGGCGCAAGACTCTTACATCCGCGCGCTGAAGCGGCATGAGCTGGTGTTCGGCATCGGCCCGGCCGGCACCGGCAAGACCTGGCTCGCAGTCGCCCATGCCGCGCAGCTGTTCGAGCGCAAGGAGGTCGACCGCATCATCCTGACGCGGCCCGCGGTCGAGGCCGGCGAGCGGCTCGGCTTCCTGCCCGGCGACCTCAAGGAGAAGGTCGATCCGTATCTGCGCCCGATCTATGATGCGCTGTACGACCTGATGGACGCCCGCGTCGTCGAGCGTGCATTGCAGGGCAACGAGATCGAGATCGCGCCGCTCGCCTTCATGCGCGGCCGCACCCTGACCAATGCCGCCATCATCCTCGACGAGGCGCAGAACACCACCTCGATGCAGATGAAGATGTTCCTGACGCGTCTCGGTGAGAACAGCCGGATGATCGTCACCGGCGACCCCTCGCAGATCGACCTGCCGAACGGCCAGACCTCCGGCCTTGCCGAGGCCGTCAAGCTGCTCGACGGCGTCGAAGGCATCGCGCAGGTGCATTTCAAGGCCGAGGACGTCATCCGCCATGAATTGGTGGCGCGCATTGTGGCCGCCTATGAGGGATTGCCGCAAAAGCCGGCAAACGCCAGATCTTGA
- the ybeY gene encoding rRNA maturation RNase YbeY encodes MSAFPATEVLVTAECWQAEPNADAVIHRAIEAAAEIADADVAGAELAVMLTDDSGIRTLNANWRSIDKPTNVLSFPALQPEGGGGPDDAPRMLGDIAIAYETTRREADDEQKPFDHHLSHLAVHGFLHLIGYDHENDDDAEDMESLEREILSSLGIPDPYADRNA; translated from the coding sequence GTGTCCGCTTTTCCTGCCACCGAGGTTCTGGTCACCGCCGAATGCTGGCAGGCCGAGCCCAATGCCGACGCGGTGATTCATCGCGCCATCGAGGCTGCCGCCGAAATCGCCGACGCCGATGTCGCCGGCGCCGAGCTTGCGGTGATGCTGACCGACGATTCCGGCATCCGCACGCTCAATGCCAACTGGCGAAGTATCGACAAGCCGACCAACGTGCTGTCGTTTCCGGCACTGCAGCCGGAAGGCGGCGGCGGACCCGACGATGCCCCGCGCATGCTCGGCGACATCGCGATCGCCTATGAAACGACGCGGCGGGAGGCCGATGACGAACAGAAACCGTTCGACCATCATTTGAGCCATCTCGCGGTGCATGGCTTCCTGCATCTGATCGGCTACGACCACGAGAACGACGACGATGCCGAGGACATGGAGTCGCTCGAGCGCGAGATCCTGTCCTCCCTCGGCATTCCCGACCCCTATGCGGATCGGAACGCCTGA